A single region of the Chelmon rostratus isolate fCheRos1 chromosome 5, fCheRos1.pri, whole genome shotgun sequence genome encodes:
- the rfk gene encoding riboflavin kinase gives MKSLPYFCRGEVIRGFGRGSKELGIPTANFPDSVVDNLPADISTGIYYGWACVGNGDVYKMVMSIGWNPYYKNTKKSMETHVIHTFKEDFYGEILSVVMVGYIRPERSYDSLEALITAINNDIEEAKVKLELPEHLKLREDNFFTSAPSSTSAMPPPTASTSPTIMNGH, from the exons ATGAAGAGCCTCCCATACTTCTGCCGTGGAGAGGTCATTCGAGGCTTCGGACGAGGAAGCAAAGAACTGGGAATACCCACAG CCAACTTCCCTGATTCAGTGGTGGACAATCTTCCAGCAGATATTAGCACAGGGATCTACTATGGCTGGGCCTGTGTGGGTAATGGTGATGTCTACAAAATGGTGATGAGCATTGGCTGGAACCCTTACTACAAAAATACCAAGAAGTCCATG GAGACCCATGTGATTCACACATTCAAAGAGGACTTTTATGGGGAGATTCTCAGTGTTGTCATGGTGGGCTACATCCGTCCAGAGAGAAGCTACGACTCACTTG AAGCCCTCATTACGGCCATCAACAATGACATTGAAGAAGCCAAGGTCAAGCTTGAGCTCCCAGAGCATCTCAAACTGAGAGAAGACAACTTCTTCACCAGCGCTCCCAGCTCGACTTCAGCCATGCCTCCCCCCACCGCATCCACGTCACCGACTATTATGAATGGTCACTGA